The Pseudarthrobacter sp. NS4 genome includes a window with the following:
- a CDS encoding DLW-39 family protein, producing the protein MKKLLVLAAAIAGVLVYRKAQESEARKEVWSKSTDTVD; encoded by the coding sequence GTGAAGAAGTTGCTGGTACTTGCAGCTGCGATCGCAGGCGTCCTGGTCTACCGGAAAGCACAGGAATCCGAGGCCCGGAAAGAGGTCTGGAGCAAGTCAACCGATACGGTGGACTAG
- a CDS encoding glycosyltransferase yields MSADQSLGDTLNDAAELPRVSIVIPAYNEESVIRQCLIAAIYQSVPAHEIIVVDNLSKDRTAQIVQQMQLEYPESPVILLKQDRAQGLIPTRNFGLDNATGDVLGRIDADSVLEPDWVEQVQTAFLDPSVQAATGPVVYYDMPMRRFGLKADDKMRQLMLKLAKHQYHFLFGSNMALRASAWETIRAETCRDEKDEMHEDIDLSLHLADHELKVQYCPQMVSGMSARRLEDSPRDYRYYVTRFDRTYKAHNVKKMALKAPMVVFFSVYFPAKLLRAIHTVNTAQPARRGGQ; encoded by the coding sequence ATGTCAGCCGATCAATCCCTTGGGGATACCTTGAACGACGCAGCCGAGCTGCCCCGTGTGTCCATCGTTATCCCGGCGTACAACGAAGAGAGCGTCATCCGGCAGTGCCTCATAGCTGCCATCTACCAGTCGGTCCCCGCCCACGAAATCATTGTGGTGGACAACCTTTCCAAAGACCGCACAGCCCAGATCGTGCAGCAGATGCAGCTCGAGTACCCGGAAAGCCCCGTCATTCTGCTGAAGCAGGACCGGGCACAGGGCCTCATTCCCACCCGCAACTTCGGCCTGGATAACGCCACGGGTGACGTCCTGGGACGCATCGATGCCGATTCCGTGCTGGAGCCCGACTGGGTGGAGCAGGTGCAGACCGCGTTCCTCGACCCCTCTGTCCAGGCAGCCACCGGTCCGGTGGTCTACTACGACATGCCGATGCGGCGTTTCGGCCTCAAAGCTGACGACAAGATGCGCCAGCTCATGCTGAAGCTGGCCAAGCACCAGTACCATTTTCTCTTCGGCTCGAACATGGCCCTCCGCGCTTCCGCCTGGGAAACCATCCGGGCTGAGACCTGCCGCGATGAAAAAGACGAGATGCACGAGGATATCGACCTGTCGCTGCACTTGGCCGACCACGAACTGAAGGTCCAGTACTGCCCTCAGATGGTTTCCGGGATGTCGGCCCGGCGGCTTGAAGATTCCCCGCGCGACTACCGGTACTACGTGACGCGGTTCGACCGCACCTACAAAGCACACAACGTCAAGAAAATGGCACTGAAGGCGCCCATGGTGGTCTTCTTCTCCGTGTACTTCCCGGCCAAGCTCCTCCGGGCCATCCACACCGTGAACACAGCGCAGCCCGCCCGCCGCGGCGGCCAGTAG
- a CDS encoding peptidylprolyl isomerase, whose protein sequence is MTAIATAKATIHTSLGDIRVDLFGNHAPKTVKNFIGLATGEQAWTHPETGEDKTGTPLYNGTVFHRIIKDFMIQAGDPLGRGTGGPGYRFDDEIHPELTFNQPYKLAMANAGIQMGKGTNGSQFFITTIPTDWLQGKHSIFGEVADDESKKVVDAIEGVRTGMGDRPVEDVTINSIDIEQL, encoded by the coding sequence ATGACTGCCATCGCAACTGCAAAAGCAACCATCCACACGAGCCTCGGCGACATCAGGGTTGACCTCTTCGGCAACCACGCGCCCAAGACCGTCAAAAACTTCATCGGCCTCGCCACGGGCGAGCAGGCGTGGACCCACCCGGAGACCGGCGAGGACAAGACCGGCACTCCGCTTTACAACGGAACCGTCTTCCACCGCATCATCAAGGACTTCATGATCCAGGCCGGCGATCCGCTGGGCCGCGGAACGGGTGGCCCCGGCTACCGTTTCGACGACGAGATCCACCCGGAGCTCACCTTCAACCAGCCCTACAAGCTGGCCATGGCCAACGCCGGCATCCAGATGGGCAAGGGCACCAACGGCTCGCAGTTCTTCATCACCACCATTCCCACCGACTGGCTACAGGGCAAACACAGCATCTTCGGTGAGGTGGCGGACGATGAATCCAAGAAGGTTGTTGACGCCATCGAGGGTGTCCGCACCGGGATGGGCGACCGCCCGGTGGAGGACGTCACCATTAACAGCATCGACATCGAACAGCTGTAA
- a CDS encoding rhomboid family intramembrane serine protease: protein MSYGIPSAEPSAQVPVCPRHPDRPSYVRCQRCGRPACPECQRAAAVGFQCIDCVNEAKRTTPEVRTVYGGAVATGKPKVTFGIIAACAVLYVLQWLVPNGAVYQALGFANIYAEPGWGQFEPWRMLTAAFLHSQGFILHIVLNMYMLWIFGQALEPLLGRVRFLALYVISALGGSVGYLLLTPLYQPGQPLYGVVGASGAIFGLFGATLLVQRHRGADTRQLWVLIAINGVIGFLIPQIAWQAHLGGLITGGLCAAVLAYTPRGRRQGLLQAAGLVAVLVLLALAAWVRVS, encoded by the coding sequence ATGAGTTACGGAATTCCGTCGGCTGAGCCGTCCGCCCAGGTTCCGGTATGCCCGCGGCACCCTGACCGGCCCTCGTACGTGCGCTGCCAGCGGTGCGGTCGCCCCGCATGCCCCGAGTGCCAGCGGGCGGCCGCCGTCGGATTCCAATGCATTGACTGCGTCAACGAAGCAAAACGTACGACGCCGGAAGTACGGACTGTCTACGGCGGTGCCGTCGCCACCGGCAAACCTAAGGTGACGTTCGGGATCATCGCCGCCTGTGCCGTGCTGTATGTCCTGCAGTGGCTTGTCCCCAATGGCGCCGTTTACCAGGCCCTGGGCTTTGCCAACATCTACGCCGAGCCCGGGTGGGGCCAGTTCGAGCCGTGGCGGATGCTCACGGCCGCGTTTCTGCACTCCCAGGGGTTCATCCTCCACATCGTGCTGAACATGTACATGCTGTGGATATTCGGACAGGCCCTTGAGCCGCTGTTGGGACGGGTACGGTTCCTGGCCCTTTACGTGATTTCCGCGCTCGGCGGATCCGTTGGCTATCTCCTGCTGACTCCCCTCTATCAGCCCGGCCAGCCGCTGTACGGAGTGGTGGGAGCTTCCGGGGCCATCTTCGGGCTCTTCGGCGCCACGTTGCTCGTTCAGCGCCACCGGGGCGCTGATACCCGCCAACTGTGGGTGCTGATCGCCATCAACGGCGTGATCGGCTTCCTGATACCCCAGATAGCCTGGCAGGCACACCTCGGTGGTTTGATCACCGGCGGGCTCTGCGCTGCGGTCCTCGCCTATACTCCGCGCGGACGCCGCCAGGGACTGCTCCAGGCCGCAGGCCTGGTGGCGGTACTGGTCCTGCTGGCATTGGCGGCGTGGGTGCGGGTCTCCTAG
- a CDS encoding carboxymuconolactone decarboxylase family protein encodes MTATTRHIFLDKQHPALWRAINGLALKIKEAAKDAGIDAKTLELLNVRMSQINGCAFCLDLHVKEAIQAGETAQRLAVLPAWRDTALFTEKERAALALTESITELPDQRLREQEEGFAREYLTEEEFSVVSWAAASMNAFNRISITSHHPVRRDR; translated from the coding sequence TTGACCGCCACCACCAGACACATCTTCCTTGACAAGCAACACCCTGCCCTGTGGCGTGCCATCAACGGGCTGGCGCTCAAGATCAAGGAAGCAGCAAAAGATGCCGGCATCGACGCCAAGACCCTGGAACTCCTCAATGTGAGGATGTCGCAGATCAACGGGTGCGCTTTTTGCCTGGACCTTCACGTCAAGGAAGCAATCCAGGCGGGCGAGACAGCGCAGCGGTTGGCTGTGCTGCCCGCATGGCGCGATACAGCGCTGTTCACGGAGAAGGAGCGGGCGGCGCTGGCCCTGACCGAAAGCATCACGGAGCTCCCCGATCAGCGGCTCAGGGAGCAGGAGGAAGGTTTTGCCAGGGAATACCTCACGGAGGAGGAATTCTCGGTGGTAAGTTGGGCGGCAGCCAGCATGAACGCCTTCAACCGCATCTCCATCACCAGCCACCATCCGGTCCGTCGGGACCGCTGA
- a CDS encoding DNA-3-methyladenine glycosylase I, which translates to MAADTPGVVVGDDGLARPAWAAVDPLMRDYYDHEWGVPVKDEQGLYERICLEGFQAGLSWATILRKRPAFRAAFADFSPDAVALYTDEDVERLLQDPGIVRNRLKILAAIRNARATLALRQEGGLVDLVWNFQPSTTPRPLLHSDIPTQSEESVALSKALRRKGFSFVGPTTMFALMEAIGMVDTHLVDSHRRGSSGVWL; encoded by the coding sequence ATGGCCGCTGACACGCCTGGCGTGGTGGTGGGCGACGACGGGCTGGCCCGTCCTGCCTGGGCCGCCGTCGATCCGCTTATGCGGGACTATTACGACCATGAGTGGGGCGTTCCGGTCAAGGATGAACAGGGCCTCTACGAACGTATCTGCCTTGAAGGCTTTCAAGCGGGGCTTTCCTGGGCCACCATCCTGCGCAAGCGCCCGGCATTCCGTGCCGCTTTCGCGGACTTCAGCCCTGATGCTGTGGCGCTCTATACCGACGAAGATGTGGAGCGGCTCCTGCAGGACCCCGGCATCGTCAGGAACCGCCTGAAAATCCTTGCCGCCATCAGGAATGCCAGGGCCACCCTCGCCCTGAGGCAGGAGGGAGGCCTGGTGGACTTGGTCTGGAACTTCCAGCCCTCCACCACCCCTCGGCCCTTGCTCCACTCAGATATCCCCACCCAATCGGAGGAGTCGGTGGCGTTGTCCAAGGCGCTGCGCAGGAAGGGCTTCTCCTTTGTGGGGCCAACCACCATGTTCGCCCTGATGGAAGCCATCGGAATGGTGGATACACACCTGGTGGACAGCCACCGGAGGGGGTCCTCCGGCGTCTGGCTGTAA
- a CDS encoding cell division protein CrgA: protein MPESKPRKKTASTAQQASPQAYKPNPVWFKPVMFGLMIIGLFWIITFYISEGRFPVQAWESWNIVAGFGIAIVGFLMTTRWRS from the coding sequence GTGCCCGAGTCAAAGCCGCGCAAGAAGACTGCCAGCACCGCCCAGCAGGCTTCCCCCCAGGCCTACAAACCAAATCCGGTGTGGTTCAAGCCCGTGATGTTCGGCCTGATGATCATCGGCCTGTTCTGGATCATCACGTTCTACATCAGTGAAGGGCGCTTTCCCGTCCAGGCATGGGAATCCTGGAACATCGTGGCCGGCTTCGGCATCGCCATCGTGGGTTTCCTGATGACCACGCGGTGGCGCTCCTAA
- a CDS encoding class E sortase has translation MVLQEKVRPAAAPAPAVGILRGTVQVLGELLITGGIILLLFVAWQLWWTNVESDAKQTEVIKEFAQDIGGAAPAAPDAVAPPAGEDFGPPVVAGAPGHAGTIGIMYIPRFGANYTRPIVQGTSSDVLDTLGLGHYANTAMPGAVGNFAVAGHRQTHGAVLDNIHTLVPGDKIYVQTKDGYYVYVFRNNQIVMPSRADVLEPVPTQPGVAPTESFLTMTSCNPRFGAEERIIAYALLDSWRPASAGPPAEIAAQVAAAIGKG, from the coding sequence GTGGTATTGCAGGAGAAGGTGAGGCCCGCCGCTGCCCCTGCACCCGCCGTCGGCATTCTGCGCGGGACCGTTCAGGTGCTCGGCGAACTGCTCATCACGGGAGGCATCATCCTCCTGCTGTTCGTCGCCTGGCAGCTGTGGTGGACCAATGTCGAATCGGACGCCAAGCAGACCGAAGTCATCAAGGAATTCGCCCAGGACATTGGCGGTGCAGCCCCAGCAGCCCCCGATGCCGTGGCCCCGCCGGCCGGCGAGGACTTCGGTCCGCCCGTGGTGGCCGGCGCACCCGGCCACGCCGGGACCATCGGGATTATGTACATCCCCCGGTTCGGCGCCAACTACACCCGCCCCATCGTGCAGGGAACCAGCAGTGACGTCCTGGACACCCTGGGATTGGGCCACTACGCCAATACGGCCATGCCCGGAGCGGTGGGCAACTTCGCGGTCGCAGGACACCGGCAGACCCACGGCGCAGTGCTGGACAACATCCACACCCTGGTTCCCGGCGATAAGATTTACGTCCAGACCAAGGACGGCTACTACGTCTACGTCTTCCGAAACAACCAGATCGTGATGCCCTCCCGCGCCGACGTCCTGGAACCGGTGCCCACCCAGCCGGGCGTCGCACCCACGGAAAGCTTCCTGACCATGACGAGCTGCAACCCGCGCTTCGGAGCCGAAGAACGCATCATTGCCTATGCGCTGCTGGACAGCTGGCGCCCCGCATCAGCCGGGCCGCCTGCAGAAATCGCAGCCCAGGTAGCCGCGGCGATCGGAAAGGGCTGA
- a CDS encoding anthranilate synthase component II — protein sequence MTTTKILVVDNYDSFVYTLVGYLQELGAETTVVRNDDVTLAEAIELAGTRDGVLISPGPGNPAEAGVCIELIKWCGENSVPMFGVCLGHQALAEAFGGKVTHAPELMHGKTSLVEHIGTSVFAGLPSPVTATRYHSLAAVRESIPDVLEVTAETASGVVMGLQHRTAPLCGVQFHPESVLTEGGYQMLGNWLESLGMAGAAARAAKLSPLIQH from the coding sequence ATGACCACAACCAAGATCCTCGTGGTGGATAACTACGACAGCTTCGTCTACACCCTGGTGGGCTACCTCCAGGAGCTCGGCGCCGAGACCACCGTGGTCCGCAACGACGACGTCACCCTGGCCGAGGCCATCGAACTCGCCGGCACCCGCGACGGCGTCCTGATCTCCCCAGGCCCGGGCAACCCTGCCGAGGCCGGCGTCTGCATTGAGCTCATCAAGTGGTGCGGGGAAAACAGCGTTCCCATGTTCGGAGTGTGCCTGGGACACCAGGCCCTGGCCGAGGCCTTCGGCGGCAAGGTGACACACGCGCCCGAGCTTATGCACGGCAAGACCTCACTGGTGGAACACATCGGCACCAGCGTTTTCGCGGGACTCCCCTCCCCCGTCACCGCCACCCGCTACCATTCCCTGGCCGCTGTCCGGGAGTCCATTCCCGATGTCCTTGAGGTCACCGCGGAAACCGCCTCCGGCGTCGTGATGGGCCTCCAGCACCGTACTGCTCCCCTCTGCGGGGTGCAGTTCCACCCGGAATCAGTGCTGACCGAGGGCGGCTACCAGATGCTCGGGAACTGGCTTGAGTCGCTGGGAATGGCCGGGGCGGCAGCCCGGGCAGCCAAACTGAGTCCGCTCATCCAGCACTGA
- the pknB gene encoding Stk1 family PASTA domain-containing Ser/Thr kinase yields MNESPRTPLHREDSLPVDNQRVLSGRYELGALIGRGGMADVYRGVDTRLGRTVAVKLLRPDLARDPQFQARFKREAQAVAALNHSSIVAIYDTGEHVVPDGSAENVRVPYIVMEFVEGKTIRDLIRANDVTIGQAIDYCLGVLAALEYSHKAGIVHRDIKPANVMYCEGTDSVKVMDFGIARAIADSSATMTQTQAVVGTAQYLSPEQARGETVDARSDLYSAACLLYEMLTSRPPFIGDSPVSVAYQHVREIPEPASSVNPDVSHALDTVLAKALQKNRDDRFQDAAAFQRALRAARAGIPVTALAASEAPTDPNDHVPTAPATQAFAVTGTGFLDDAPTGRLPTNAVPLNGGSAMAPAADESRDTGALPLGLEPERERTARQKSRRRAWITTLVILTLLVLAGGGLWVYNTVNRPAPPPPQVQIPAVASMTESAALQELYNADLRPRIVRSQNDTVPKGLAIGTDPASGEFLEPNSELVLNVSEGPSAVKVPENLPGKTEAAARDILRQSGLVGAPSTTTANSATVPAGIVITSSPAPGQMVGVGTTVELVVSTGKVAVPELRGRTREEAEAALKELSLVPNVIEVENAQVEAGRVTDQSDAVNASVDQGKTVTIVVAKAPPPPPPSPEPTPTPTPTSSKKDDDD; encoded by the coding sequence ATGAACGAGTCACCGCGCACACCGTTGCACCGTGAGGACAGCCTCCCGGTGGATAACCAGCGTGTCCTGAGCGGCCGCTACGAGCTTGGCGCCCTGATTGGCCGCGGCGGTATGGCGGATGTGTACCGCGGGGTGGACACCCGGCTGGGACGCACCGTGGCCGTCAAGCTGCTGCGGCCGGACCTGGCACGGGATCCCCAGTTCCAGGCGCGGTTCAAGCGGGAAGCCCAGGCCGTCGCTGCACTGAACCACTCGTCCATTGTGGCCATCTATGACACAGGCGAACACGTGGTTCCTGACGGGTCGGCCGAGAACGTCCGGGTGCCCTACATCGTGATGGAATTCGTTGAGGGCAAGACCATCCGGGACCTCATCCGCGCCAACGACGTCACCATTGGCCAGGCCATCGACTACTGCCTGGGCGTCCTCGCCGCCTTGGAATACAGCCACAAGGCCGGCATCGTGCATCGGGACATCAAACCGGCCAACGTGATGTACTGCGAAGGTACAGATTCGGTGAAAGTCATGGACTTCGGCATCGCCCGTGCCATCGCCGACTCTTCAGCCACCATGACCCAGACGCAGGCAGTGGTGGGCACCGCCCAGTATCTCTCGCCGGAGCAGGCGAGGGGTGAAACAGTGGATGCCCGGAGCGACCTGTATTCCGCAGCCTGCCTCCTGTACGAAATGCTCACCTCCCGGCCGCCGTTCATCGGCGACAGCCCCGTGTCCGTGGCCTACCAGCACGTCCGTGAGATTCCCGAGCCCGCCAGCAGCGTAAACCCTGACGTTTCGCATGCGCTGGATACCGTGTTGGCCAAAGCCCTGCAAAAAAACCGCGATGACAGGTTCCAGGACGCTGCCGCTTTCCAGCGTGCCCTCCGCGCCGCGAGGGCCGGCATTCCTGTCACGGCACTCGCCGCTTCAGAGGCCCCAACGGACCCGAACGACCACGTACCAACGGCTCCGGCAACCCAGGCATTCGCGGTCACCGGAACCGGCTTCCTGGACGATGCACCCACCGGCAGGCTGCCCACCAACGCGGTCCCGCTTAACGGCGGATCAGCCATGGCTCCCGCCGCGGATGAATCCCGGGACACCGGCGCGCTGCCCTTGGGGCTGGAACCTGAACGTGAGCGCACCGCCCGGCAGAAGTCCCGCCGTCGGGCGTGGATAACAACCTTGGTGATCCTTACCCTGCTGGTGCTCGCCGGCGGCGGATTGTGGGTGTACAACACCGTCAACCGTCCGGCCCCGCCACCGCCCCAGGTACAGATTCCAGCGGTTGCCTCCATGACCGAATCGGCGGCGCTGCAGGAACTGTACAACGCGGATCTGCGGCCACGGATCGTTCGAAGCCAGAACGATACGGTTCCCAAGGGGCTGGCCATCGGGACTGATCCGGCATCCGGTGAATTTCTGGAGCCCAATTCCGAGCTGGTTCTGAACGTTTCCGAAGGGCCCAGTGCCGTCAAAGTCCCCGAGAACCTTCCGGGTAAGACTGAGGCGGCAGCACGGGACATCCTGCGGCAGAGCGGGCTGGTGGGCGCCCCGTCCACCACCACTGCCAACAGCGCCACCGTGCCGGCAGGAATCGTGATAACCAGCAGCCCTGCTCCCGGCCAAATGGTGGGAGTGGGAACCACAGTTGAACTTGTGGTGTCCACGGGCAAGGTGGCAGTCCCCGAACTGCGCGGCCGGACCCGCGAGGAAGCCGAGGCTGCCCTGAAGGAGCTGAGCCTGGTCCCCAACGTCATTGAGGTGGAAAACGCCCAGGTGGAGGCAGGCAGGGTGACCGACCAGAGCGATGCGGTCAACGCCTCAGTGGATCAGGGCAAGACCGTCACCATCGTGGTGGCCAAAGCTCCGCCGCCGCCCCCGCCAAGCCCCGAGCCAACCCCGACACCGACGCCGACATCCAGCAAGAAGGACGACGACGACTGA
- a CDS encoding serine/threonine-protein kinase, with protein MRPTTGITLGGRFQLTTRIAIGGMGEVWKAKDLVLGRIVAIKVLKEEYTGDPGFLQRFRAEARHTALLNHVGIANVFDYGEEEGSAYLVMELVPGQPLSSIIEHEQVLSPDRTLSMIAQTARALAVAHAQGLVHRDIKPGNLLITPDGRVKVTDFGIARLADQVPLTQTGQVMGTAQYLAPEQATGQTATGSSDIYSLGVIGYECLSGHRPFTGESQIAIALAQVNDAPPPLPETLPSPVRALLMSMLAKDPKDRPANAIKLAEAAEAIRNGDISAARAAVPGMLLFDSADTGPITAPVDTATAPTGIIGASRDSSPTPTSALPVLGAGAASAAAGMAAGAAGASAADADAPQGNLARANALAAERSWDQEDTAYDDEPADEPERKGRSPWTWPLIALILLLLFALVGFFLNQRGILFPSNDPTVAVTTSSPPATTASPTRTTPPTTATPNTPTPDPEPTQETVNVIPAAYLGKDYRQVQAELAALGLAVTVVPQESTTDAPGRVIELNPVGAVPEGSPITVIYAVAPPAPTTSSPPPPPSPTTTAVAAPPTPQSTLPTCADDQLPGLPPTCAP; from the coding sequence GTGAGGCCTACAACCGGAATCACCCTCGGCGGCAGATTCCAGCTGACCACGCGGATCGCGATCGGCGGGATGGGGGAAGTCTGGAAAGCCAAGGACCTCGTCCTGGGCCGCATCGTCGCGATCAAAGTGCTCAAGGAGGAATACACGGGCGACCCCGGCTTCCTTCAGCGTTTCCGCGCGGAGGCCCGCCACACCGCACTGCTGAACCACGTGGGCATCGCCAATGTCTTCGACTACGGCGAGGAAGAGGGCTCGGCCTACCTGGTCATGGAACTCGTTCCGGGCCAGCCGTTGAGCAGCATCATCGAGCACGAGCAGGTGCTGTCCCCGGACCGGACGCTGTCCATGATCGCCCAGACCGCCCGCGCCCTCGCCGTCGCCCATGCCCAGGGGCTGGTGCACCGCGACATCAAGCCCGGGAACCTGCTCATCACCCCTGACGGACGCGTAAAGGTCACTGACTTCGGCATCGCCCGCCTCGCCGACCAGGTGCCCCTCACCCAAACGGGCCAGGTCATGGGCACCGCGCAGTATCTGGCTCCCGAGCAGGCCACCGGCCAGACCGCCACCGGATCATCGGACATCTATTCCCTGGGCGTCATCGGATACGAGTGCCTCAGCGGACACCGCCCCTTCACCGGGGAGTCGCAGATCGCCATCGCGCTGGCCCAGGTCAACGATGCTCCGCCGCCGCTGCCGGAAACCCTGCCCTCCCCGGTCCGTGCCCTCCTCATGTCCATGCTGGCCAAGGATCCCAAAGACCGGCCTGCCAACGCCATAAAGCTCGCTGAAGCCGCCGAGGCCATCCGCAACGGCGATATCAGCGCCGCACGCGCCGCAGTCCCGGGCATGCTGCTCTTTGACTCGGCGGACACGGGACCCATCACTGCCCCTGTGGACACGGCCACCGCACCCACCGGCATCATCGGAGCCTCCCGCGATTCTTCGCCCACCCCCACGTCGGCCCTGCCGGTGCTCGGTGCCGGCGCGGCCAGTGCCGCAGCCGGAATGGCCGCCGGAGCTGCCGGGGCCTCTGCCGCGGACGCTGACGCTCCCCAGGGTAACCTCGCGCGGGCAAACGCCCTCGCCGCCGAGCGAAGCTGGGACCAGGAAGACACAGCGTACGACGACGAGCCAGCCGATGAACCGGAACGCAAGGGCCGCAGTCCCTGGACCTGGCCGTTGATTGCCCTGATCCTGCTGCTCCTGTTCGCTCTGGTTGGATTCTTCCTCAACCAGCGCGGGATCCTTTTTCCCTCCAACGACCCCACAGTCGCCGTCACGACCAGCAGCCCGCCCGCCACCACCGCAAGCCCCACCAGGACGACACCGCCGACGACGGCGACACCCAACACCCCGACGCCGGACCCTGAACCCACGCAGGAGACGGTCAACGTGATCCCTGCCGCCTACCTCGGGAAGGACTACCGCCAGGTCCAGGCCGAACTGGCCGCCCTGGGGCTCGCTGTCACGGTGGTCCCGCAGGAAAGCACTACCGACGCGCCGGGAAGGGTCATTGAGCTGAACCCCGTGGGTGCAGTGCCGGAGGGTTCTCCCATCACCGTCATCTACGCGGTGGCGCCGCCTGCCCCAACAACCTCATCACCGCCGCCGCCACCGTCTCCCACCACCACCGCGGTGGCAGCGCCGCCCACCCCGCAATCGACCCTGCCCACCTGTGCCGACGACCAGCTGCCGGGCCTGCCCCCGACCTGCGCCCCGTAG
- a CDS encoding peptidoglycan D,D-transpeptidase FtsI family protein, giving the protein MNQAIRHSWVAAIAMFVLIFGAISYVQVVGADELKDNPWNQRAILQNYCSDRGAIIVGGSPIAESVESGSETCKFQRTYTQPELYAGITGYFSQNYGATGLERAMGEVLAGDSDQLFLDRVGQLFLGNQPMGASVELTIDPEIQRLAYSLIPEGQRGSIVVMNPKTGSILAMVSKPSYDPNRVATQDPDAENANINELAKVPGINLNQNVSGPTGELLAPGSVYKLVDTAAALASGKYNKDSVLPNPAELPFEGIQYRLPNYAGGNCYTRDTAGFAFALQQSCNTPFASIALDLGRDAIATQAEKFGFGEDMGDQLKLDYARGNGFPDDLDAPGLAQSAIGQKDVRATSLQVAMMTAAIANDGVQMQPNLIKTLRSPDLRVIDEPQPEQLRTSTTPEIANQITEWMVSAVSEGIANRAAVPGVQVAGKTGTAELGNGTNNSWFTGFAPANNPEVVVTIVMEGVDITTGAQLTSPNAKKIFEAVLNK; this is encoded by the coding sequence GTGAACCAGGCAATACGGCATTCATGGGTGGCAGCGATCGCCATGTTCGTCCTGATTTTCGGTGCCATCAGCTACGTCCAGGTAGTGGGCGCCGATGAACTGAAGGACAACCCCTGGAACCAGCGCGCCATCCTGCAGAACTACTGCAGCGACCGCGGCGCCATCATTGTTGGCGGCTCCCCAATAGCTGAATCTGTGGAGAGCGGTTCCGAAACCTGCAAGTTCCAGCGCACCTACACCCAGCCCGAGCTCTACGCCGGAATTACCGGCTACTTCTCCCAGAACTATGGTGCCACGGGACTGGAACGCGCCATGGGCGAGGTGTTGGCGGGCGACTCGGACCAGCTGTTCCTGGACCGGGTGGGACAACTTTTCCTGGGAAACCAGCCCATGGGGGCGTCGGTGGAACTCACCATCGACCCCGAAATCCAGCGGCTCGCCTACAGCCTGATTCCGGAGGGCCAGCGCGGATCGATCGTGGTCATGAATCCCAAGACCGGGTCCATCCTGGCCATGGTGTCCAAGCCTTCCTACGATCCCAACCGGGTGGCCACCCAGGACCCGGACGCCGAAAACGCCAACATCAATGAGCTGGCCAAGGTCCCCGGCATCAACCTGAACCAGAACGTCAGCGGACCCACGGGCGAGCTGCTCGCCCCGGGCTCCGTGTACAAGCTGGTGGACACTGCTGCAGCGCTGGCCTCCGGCAAGTACAACAAGGACAGCGTTCTCCCCAACCCGGCAGAGCTGCCGTTCGAGGGAATCCAGTACCGGCTGCCGAACTATGCGGGCGGCAACTGCTACACGCGTGACACGGCCGGTTTCGCCTTCGCCCTGCAGCAGTCGTGCAACACCCCCTTTGCCAGCATCGCTTTGGACCTGGGCCGTGACGCCATCGCAACACAGGCCGAAAAGTTCGGTTTCGGCGAGGACATGGGCGACCAGTTGAAGCTTGACTATGCCCGTGGCAACGGCTTCCCTGACGACCTTGATGCACCGGGCCTGGCCCAGTCCGCCATCGGCCAGAAGGACGTGCGTGCCACCTCGCTGCAGGTGGCAATGATGACCGCCGCGATTGCGAACGACGGCGTCCAGATGCAGCCGAACCTCATCAAGACCCTGCGTTCCCCGGACCTCCGGGTCATCGACGAACCACAGCCGGAGCAGCTAAGGACTTCCACCACCCCGGAGATCGCCAACCAGATCACGGAGTGGATGGTGAGTGCGGTCAGCGAGGGCATCGCGAACCGGGCAGCCGTTCCCGGTGTCCAGGTGGCGGGCAAGACCGGAACAGCGGAACTCGGCAACGGCACCAACAACTCCTGGTTCACCGGCTTTGCCCCCGCCAACAACCCGGAGGTGGTTGTCACCATCGTCATGGAAGGCGTGGACATCACCACCGGCGCACAGCTGACCAGTCCCAACGCGAAGAAAATTTTTGAGGCGGTGTTGAATAAGTGA